A stretch of Treponema vincentii F0403 DNA encodes these proteins:
- a CDS encoding DEAD/DEAH box helicase, with protein MQDVTDLVIENISTVYTENAPEFIYFMTLYHVFSEFLDDISEDVLPNEDTGFKQSRIWNMLYDFQRDAVLGIINKLEKYNGCILADSVGLGKTFTALAVVKYYENRNRSVLVLCPKKLAENWNTYKDNYVNNPITADRLNYDVLFHTDLSRNGGISNGLDLNRLNWGNYDLIVIDESHNFRNGIGTHSNTQENRYQKLLEKVIRAGVKTKVLMLSATPVNNRFIDLKNQLAIAYEGNFEYLDERLNTTKTLDDIFKQAQKAFNAWSKLDPEQRSTDALLRTLDFDFFELLDSVTIARSRKHIEKYYDANKIGKFPERLKPISLRPCLTDLDDAINYNQIYDQLMQLSLCVYTPSNYIFPSKIQKYKDLTHNKGENLTQTGRERGIQRLMSINLLKRLESSVNSFKLTLNRIMKLINNTIDGINRFEKYGSADISMYEANGDDWDMDDENTEFFTVGKKVKIDLADMDWKSWRKELTQDAEVLELLTLMIADITPQHDSKLQKLFCLLDEKIAHPINPGNKKVLIFSAFADTAEYLYDHVSMYIKNKYDLHTAVITGSIDGRTTIKEFKATLNNVLTCFSPVSKDRDVLMPNNKTEIDILIATDCISEGQNLQDCDYLINYDIHWNPVRIIQRFGRIDRIGSKNKTIQLVNFWPDLPLDDYINLKSRVETRMKITVMTATGDDDLINSEEHGDLEYRKAQLKRLQEEVVDIEDISDGISIMDLGLNEFHLDLLDYIKHNNDMDKKPRGLHTVVPATDELPEGAIFVLKNVNSSTNVDNGNRLHPFYMVYVGIDGKIICNYLNPKKLLDDIRLLCRGKTTPIQEVYEQFNRETDDGKNMAAMSELLTQAIDSIIDVKEESDIDSLFSASGTSALMSHVSGLEDFELICFLVVK; from the coding sequence ATGCAGGACGTGACGGATCTGGTCATTGAAAACATCAGCACAGTCTATACCGAAAACGCTCCGGAGTTCATTTACTTCATGACGTTATACCATGTATTCAGTGAGTTTCTGGATGATATATCTGAGGACGTACTTCCCAATGAGGACACAGGCTTTAAGCAAAGCCGTATCTGGAATATGCTCTACGATTTTCAACGAGATGCAGTACTGGGCATTATCAATAAATTAGAAAAATACAATGGCTGCATTCTTGCGGATAGTGTTGGTTTAGGTAAAACATTTACTGCACTGGCTGTTGTGAAATACTATGAAAACCGTAATAGGTCTGTGCTGGTTCTCTGCCCTAAAAAGCTGGCAGAAAACTGGAATACCTATAAAGATAACTATGTCAATAATCCCATCACCGCCGACCGCCTGAATTATGATGTGCTGTTCCATACAGACCTTTCCCGTAACGGCGGAATATCGAACGGACTGGATTTAAACCGGCTCAACTGGGGCAACTATGACCTGATCGTCATTGATGAATCCCATAACTTTCGCAATGGTATCGGCACACACAGTAATACGCAAGAAAACCGCTATCAAAAGCTGCTGGAAAAAGTGATCCGTGCCGGGGTCAAGACAAAAGTTTTGATGCTTTCCGCAACGCCGGTCAATAACCGATTTATTGATTTGAAGAATCAACTTGCTATTGCCTACGAGGGCAATTTCGAATATTTAGATGAACGGCTTAACACCACAAAAACGCTTGACGACATCTTTAAACAAGCACAAAAAGCCTTTAACGCATGGAGTAAGCTCGATCCGGAACAACGTTCAACGGACGCGCTGCTTCGTACATTAGATTTTGATTTCTTCGAACTGCTGGACAGTGTGACTATTGCCCGGTCGCGTAAGCATATCGAAAAATACTATGACGCAAATAAGATCGGTAAGTTCCCTGAAAGATTGAAACCAATATCCCTTCGTCCGTGTCTGACGGATCTGGACGATGCTATTAACTATAACCAGATTTATGATCAGCTGATGCAGCTTTCCCTGTGCGTCTATACGCCATCGAATTATATATTTCCAAGCAAGATTCAAAAGTACAAAGATCTTACGCATAATAAAGGCGAAAACTTAACTCAGACCGGTCGTGAGCGTGGTATTCAGCGTCTCATGAGTATTAACCTACTCAAGCGGCTCGAAAGCTCGGTCAATTCTTTTAAGCTGACACTAAATCGCATCATGAAATTGATCAACAATACAATTGACGGAATCAATCGGTTTGAGAAATACGGTTCAGCAGATATCTCCATGTATGAGGCAAACGGTGACGACTGGGATATGGATGATGAAAATACGGAATTCTTCACTGTGGGTAAAAAAGTCAAAATTGATCTTGCCGACATGGACTGGAAAAGTTGGCGGAAAGAATTAACGCAGGATGCTGAAGTGCTGGAATTACTCACACTGATGATAGCCGATATAACTCCGCAACACGACAGTAAATTACAGAAGCTTTTCTGTCTGCTGGACGAAAAAATTGCCCATCCCATAAATCCCGGTAATAAGAAAGTCCTTATATTTTCCGCATTTGCGGATACGGCAGAGTACCTCTATGATCATGTAAGCATGTATATAAAAAACAAATATGACTTACACACGGCGGTCATAACCGGCTCCATCGATGGACGTACAACAATCAAAGAATTTAAGGCAACGCTCAACAATGTATTGACGTGTTTTTCGCCGGTTTCAAAAGATCGCGATGTGCTGATGCCAAACAATAAGACGGAAATTGATATTCTGATTGCAACCGATTGCATCTCGGAAGGGCAGAATCTTCAAGACTGCGACTATCTTATTAACTACGATATTCATTGGAATCCTGTGCGTATTATCCAACGGTTCGGACGTATCGATCGTATTGGCAGCAAAAATAAGACCATACAACTGGTGAACTTCTGGCCTGATCTACCGTTGGACGATTATATTAATCTGAAATCCCGTGTGGAAACCCGTATGAAGATAACTGTCATGACCGCTACCGGAGATGATGATCTTATTAACTCAGAAGAACATGGCGATCTTGAATACCGTAAGGCGCAGCTTAAGCGCTTACAGGAGGAAGTTGTCGATATTGAAGATATATCTGATGGTATTTCTATTATGGACTTGGGTCTTAACGAATTCCATCTTGACCTATTGGATTACATAAAGCACAATAATGATATGGATAAGAAACCCCGCGGACTACACACCGTTGTACCCGCCACAGATGAGCTGCCGGAAGGGGCAATCTTTGTCCTGAAAAATGTCAACAGCAGTACCAATGTAGATAACGGCAATCGGCTTCATCCGTTCTACATGGTTTATGTTGGAATAGACGGTAAAATTATCTGTAATTACCTTAATCCTAAAAAGCTGTTGGACGATATTCGGTTGCTGTGCCGAGGAAAAACAACACCGATTCAAGAAGTATATGAGCAGTTTAATAGGGAAACGGATGACGGAAAAAATATGGCAGCTATGTCAGAATTACTGACTCAAGCGATCGACTCCATCATTGACGTCAAGGAAGAAAGTGACATCGACAGTCTGTTCTCCGCCAGCGGAACATCAGCTTTGATGAGCCATGTATCCGGATTGGAGGATTTTGAATTGATTTGTTTTCTGGTGGTTAAATAA
- a CDS encoding DUF4391 domain-containing protein, with protein MPESTEFNARIPKQKFYENLSITPAIKKAFTEQIKMIYWRNKLAATTLNLAAGKRVMEIEIFEVNLNSLDLDENVLRLIDREISYHILFILEHNGKYQAVMGYKETAISGKAAFKVDRYYHTEWVDEEELPLHLEGLTMDAVYENFIRQIAGNSLNGKEHTTLKESIEQQKKREQLEKQIATLEAKIRKEKQLNRLMEINAELKQLKNEVGRSK; from the coding sequence TTGCCGGAATCAACGGAGTTTAACGCGAGAATTCCAAAACAAAAGTTTTATGAAAATCTATCGATTACTCCTGCTATCAAAAAGGCGTTCACGGAGCAGATAAAAATGATTTACTGGCGCAATAAGCTGGCTGCAACTACGCTGAATCTTGCTGCTGGAAAACGGGTCATGGAAATCGAGATATTTGAGGTAAACCTTAACTCGCTCGACCTTGATGAAAATGTGCTGCGTTTAATTGACCGGGAAATATCTTATCATATTCTGTTTATTTTGGAGCATAATGGGAAATATCAGGCTGTAATGGGATACAAAGAAACTGCAATTTCAGGCAAAGCAGCGTTTAAAGTTGACCGCTACTACCATACGGAATGGGTGGATGAAGAAGAATTGCCGCTGCATCTGGAAGGCTTGACAATGGATGCCGTGTACGAAAACTTCATCCGGCAAATTGCAGGGAATAGCCTCAACGGTAAAGAACATACCACACTGAAAGAAAGTATCGAACAACAGAAAAAACGCGAGCAACTGGAGAAGCAGATTGCCACGCTTGAAGCGAAAATAAGAAAGGAAAAACAGCTAAACCGACTGATGGAAATAAATGCGGAATTGAAGCAATTGAAAAATGAGGTTGGAAGAAGCAAATGA
- a CDS encoding site-specific DNA-methyltransferase: MLDEEHSTPEKKVYKRAINFELLKQMLSPDIVDGDEAYEFTWVGKKAAIIEANKPIRKTLRPCPAESKDWNTTENLYIEGDNLEVLKLLQESYLGKVKMIYIDPPYNRGYDSLYRDDFAMSSDEYSEERGATDDVGNRMFKNTDTNGRFHSDWCSMIYSRLMLARNLLTDDGVIFISIDEHEYANIKKICDEVFGVCNFIAELIWSAGRKNDSKYISVSHEYILCYFKDLLWVKEHKLLWREKKQGLPDIYAEYERLKKLYGEDCATIEKYLKTWYKSLPDGHPAKDHSHYNRVDSHSIFFASDISWPGGGGPKYEIMHPITHKPVRIPSRGWITNHETMQRWIAEGRVNFGVDESYVPTIKSYLSEHEYGVPYSVFYQDGRAASKRLATLMGDKVFENPKDEEIIQRIIRFCGSDDGDIIMDFFSGSATTAHALFLADAEQNKHRKFILVQLPETIDPQKEVSEKARKVAQNAVNLLDSIGAVHNICEIGKERIRRAGEKVKSESPMTTGNLDVGFRVFKLDDTNMKDVYYTPDDYDQGMLTEMESNIKADRTDLDLLFGCLLDWGLPLSLPYTSETIDGCTVHTYNDGDLIACFNDNVPESVVKEIAKRKPLRAVFRDSSFASSPEKINVFEIFKLYMPEDANDITKRVRVI, from the coding sequence ATGCTGGACGAGGAACATAGTACACCGGAGAAAAAGGTGTACAAGCGGGCAATTAACTTTGAGTTGCTGAAACAGATGCTCTCACCCGACATAGTAGATGGCGACGAAGCTTATGAATTTACCTGGGTTGGAAAGAAGGCTGCGATCATAGAAGCCAACAAACCGATTCGTAAGACACTGCGCCCTTGTCCGGCAGAAAGCAAAGATTGGAACACCACCGAAAACCTCTATATCGAGGGCGACAATCTGGAAGTCCTAAAACTGTTGCAGGAAAGCTATCTCGGCAAGGTCAAGATGATTTATATTGACCCACCCTATAATAGAGGCTACGACTCTTTGTACCGTGATGATTTTGCTATGTCTTCTGATGAATACTCAGAAGAACGTGGCGCAACAGATGACGTTGGGAACAGAATGTTCAAGAACACAGATACTAATGGTCGGTTTCACTCAGATTGGTGCAGCATGATATATTCACGGCTGATGCTCGCGAGGAATTTGCTAACGGATGATGGAGTGATATTCATTTCGATTGATGAACACGAATATGCTAACATTAAAAAAATATGCGATGAAGTGTTTGGTGTGTGCAACTTTATTGCTGAACTTATTTGGTCTGCTGGTAGGAAAAATGACTCCAAGTACATTTCTGTTTCTCATGAATATATTCTGTGCTATTTCAAAGATTTACTATGGGTGAAAGAACATAAGCTCCTGTGGAGAGAAAAGAAGCAAGGCCTACCCGACATTTATGCCGAATATGAACGTCTAAAAAAATTGTACGGTGAAGACTGTGCTACAATCGAGAAATATCTTAAAACATGGTATAAATCATTGCCAGACGGTCATCCTGCAAAAGATCATTCACACTATAATAGAGTAGATAGTCATAGCATATTTTTCGCGTCTGATATTTCTTGGCCCGGTGGTGGCGGTCCGAAGTATGAAATAATGCACCCTATTACCCATAAGCCAGTCCGTATTCCGTCAAGAGGGTGGATTACCAACCATGAAACAATGCAGCGTTGGATAGCAGAAGGACGGGTGAACTTTGGTGTGGATGAAAGTTACGTCCCCACTATAAAATCATACCTGTCAGAACACGAATATGGCGTACCCTACAGTGTGTTCTATCAGGATGGACGAGCTGCATCTAAGCGTCTCGCAACTCTAATGGGTGATAAAGTTTTTGAAAATCCAAAAGATGAAGAGATTATACAGCGAATTATCCGGTTTTGCGGTAGCGATGACGGAGATATAATTATGGACTTCTTCTCTGGTTCGGCAACAACTGCTCATGCACTGTTCCTAGCCGATGCAGAACAAAACAAGCATCGCAAGTTTATTCTTGTTCAGCTACCTGAAACGATTGATCCGCAGAAAGAAGTATCGGAGAAAGCCAGAAAGGTTGCTCAAAATGCAGTTAATTTGTTGGACTCCATAGGGGCTGTACATAATATTTGCGAAATTGGTAAGGAGCGTATCCGTCGTGCCGGGGAAAAGGTCAAATCCGAAAGTCCTATGACTACTGGAAACCTTGACGTCGGCTTTCGTGTCTTTAAGCTTGATGACACCAATATGAAGGATGTCTACTATACACCGGATGATTACGATCAAGGGATGCTCACGGAAATGGAATCCAATATCAAGGCTGACCGCACCGATCTCGACCTGCTATTCGGCTGTCTGTTGGATTGGGGCTTGCCGCTGTCTCTGCCATACACCTCTGAAACGATTGATGGCTGCACGGTACATACCTACAATGACGGCGACCTGATTGCATGTTTTAACGACAACGTGCCGGAATCCGTGGTGAAAGAGATTGCCAAGCGCAAGCCGCTTCGTGCGGTATTCCGCGATTCCAGCTTTGCATCTAGTCCGGAGAAAATCAATGTATTCGAAATTTTCAAGCTCTATATGCCGGAGGATGCGAACGATATCACCAAACGAGTGAGAGTCATCTAA
- a CDS encoding type III restriction-modification system endonuclease produces MKLQFKHQKFQADAAKAVVDVFAGQPYLTPTYMMDKGFGTYQIELNEEEKFTGWRNERIIPELSDALILDHLQKIQRANQIEPSPKLEGRYNLTIEMETGVGKTYTYIKTMYELNKHYGWSKFIVVVPSLAIREGVYKSFQVTQEHFAEEYGKKIRFFIYNSAKLTEIDRFASDSSVNVMIINSQAFNARGKDARRIYMKLDEFRSRRPIEIIAKTNPVMIIGEPQSVEGKQTKERLKEFCPLLTLRYSATHKSDNLYNMIYRLDAMEAYNKRLVKKISVKGITETGSTATEGYVYLESINLSKADPTATIQFDYKGAVSVRKVTRKVGIGFNLYDNSNNMEEYRDNFVVKFIDGRDNHVEFLNGIKIFAGDVIGKVSEEQLRRIQIRETILSHIERERQLFHKGIKVLSLFFIDEVAKYKQYDASGKPYNGMYADMFEEEYTDILANIQREFGDNEYMNYLDSIKPQDTHAGYFSIDKKGKLTDSKISDKTEKTSDDIDAYDLIMKNKELLLDRDPKNSPVRFIFSHSALREGWDNPNVFQICTLKQSSSDVRKRQEVGRGLRLCVNQDGERMDVNILGNDVHNINVLTVIASESYDSFAKGLQSELADAVAGRPVAITADLFKGKIITDANGNEQVVDNDIAQAIYFDMVVNGYVDKKGVLTEKYYTDKANGEVKVAEEVADCADAVLKIVDSVYDSNAMKPENARDKNVELQIDPDKLAMPQFKELWERIRPKSIYVVDFDTDELVWNAINVLNSKLRVSKLFFKVETGAMEEIKSKDTLLSGASFVKEKSAAYGASQKIHASSSVKYDLIGKLVEETGLTRKAVVDILTGIEKTVFDQFKDNPEEFIIKAASLINDEKATAIIQHITYSILDEHYTTDIFTEPTIKGTLGVNAMKAQKHLYDHIIFDSANERNFASDLDTNTDVAVYVKLPDGFYISTPVGRYNPDWAIVFYEGTVKHIYFVAETKGSMSSMQLRLIEESKIHCAREHFKAIGSGEVVYDVVDSYQTLLDKVMK; encoded by the coding sequence ATGAAACTACAATTTAAGCATCAGAAGTTCCAGGCCGATGCTGCAAAAGCGGTTGTTGACGTATTTGCGGGGCAACCGTATCTCACTCCTACCTACATGATGGATAAAGGTTTCGGAACCTATCAGATTGAACTTAACGAAGAAGAAAAATTTACCGGGTGGCGCAATGAACGGATTATACCGGAACTTTCAGATGCGCTGATTTTAGATCATTTACAAAAGATTCAGCGGGCAAATCAGATTGAACCTTCCCCAAAGCTCGAAGGCAGATATAACCTTACAATTGAAATGGAAACCGGCGTCGGAAAAACGTATACGTATATCAAAACCATGTACGAGCTGAACAAACACTACGGCTGGAGCAAGTTCATCGTAGTTGTTCCCAGTCTTGCTATCCGCGAAGGTGTTTATAAGTCCTTTCAGGTAACGCAAGAGCATTTTGCGGAAGAATATGGAAAGAAAATTCGCTTTTTTATCTATAACTCTGCCAAGCTCACGGAGATTGATCGTTTTGCCTCTGATAGTTCAGTCAATGTAATGATCATCAATTCTCAAGCTTTTAATGCCAGGGGAAAAGATGCCCGGCGTATCTACATGAAACTGGACGAGTTCCGAAGCCGCCGACCGATTGAGATTATCGCAAAGACAAATCCGGTTATGATTATTGGCGAGCCGCAATCTGTGGAAGGCAAGCAAACAAAAGAGCGGTTGAAGGAATTTTGCCCGCTTCTGACGCTGCGTTATTCTGCTACTCACAAGTCCGACAACCTCTATAACATGATTTATCGTTTGGACGCCATGGAAGCTTACAATAAGCGGCTTGTAAAAAAAATTTCTGTGAAAGGTATTACTGAAACCGGAAGCACCGCGACTGAGGGCTATGTATATTTGGAAAGTATCAACCTTTCTAAAGCAGACCCAACCGCTACCATTCAGTTTGACTACAAGGGGGCTGTCAGTGTCCGGAAAGTTACGAGGAAGGTTGGTATCGGATTCAACCTCTATGATAACTCAAACAACATGGAGGAATACAGAGACAACTTTGTTGTGAAGTTCATTGATGGCCGTGACAATCACGTTGAGTTCCTGAACGGCATCAAAATTTTCGCTGGAGACGTTATCGGTAAGGTCAGCGAGGAGCAGCTGCGCCGTATTCAGATCAGGGAAACGATTCTTTCTCATATTGAGCGGGAGCGGCAATTATTCCATAAAGGCATCAAAGTGCTTTCTCTGTTCTTCATTGATGAGGTTGCTAAATACAAGCAGTATGATGCGTCCGGCAAGCCCTACAATGGTATGTATGCCGATATGTTTGAGGAGGAATACACTGATATTCTTGCAAACATACAGCGTGAATTTGGCGACAATGAATACATGAACTATCTGGATTCTATCAAGCCGCAAGACACTCATGCCGGTTACTTTTCCATTGATAAAAAAGGCAAGCTGACCGACAGTAAGATTTCGGACAAAACTGAAAAGACTTCTGACGATATTGACGCTTACGATCTGATTATGAAGAACAAGGAGCTACTATTGGATCGCGATCCTAAGAACTCCCCTGTTCGCTTTATTTTCTCCCACTCAGCCCTACGGGAAGGCTGGGACAACCCAAATGTATTCCAGATTTGTACCTTGAAGCAGTCTTCCAGTGACGTGCGCAAACGGCAGGAGGTTGGTCGGGGCTTGCGTCTTTGTGTCAATCAAGACGGTGAACGAATGGATGTCAATATCCTCGGGAATGATGTACACAATATTAACGTACTGACCGTTATTGCCAGTGAAAGCTATGACAGTTTCGCCAAAGGCTTGCAGAGCGAGCTCGCGGATGCTGTGGCGGGACGCCCTGTGGCTATTACTGCAGATTTATTCAAGGGCAAGATCATTACAGATGCAAATGGCAATGAGCAGGTGGTAGACAATGACATAGCACAGGCTATCTACTTTGATATGGTCGTTAATGGCTATGTTGATAAGAAAGGTGTTCTTACCGAAAAATACTACACTGATAAGGCTAACGGTGAAGTCAAAGTTGCTGAGGAAGTGGCAGACTGCGCAGACGCTGTTCTGAAGATCGTGGATTCTGTCTATGACAGTAATGCGATGAAGCCTGAAAATGCCCGCGATAAGAACGTGGAGCTTCAAATTGATCCGGATAAACTTGCTATGCCGCAGTTCAAAGAACTTTGGGAACGTATCAGACCCAAGTCCATTTATGTTGTTGACTTTGACACCGATGAGCTGGTATGGAATGCGATTAACGTTCTGAACAGTAAGCTGCGCGTATCAAAGCTGTTCTTCAAGGTCGAGACCGGCGCGATGGAAGAGATCAAATCAAAGGATACACTGTTAAGCGGAGCTTCTTTTGTAAAAGAAAAATCTGCTGCTTACGGTGCTTCCCAGAAGATTCATGCTTCCTCAAGTGTAAAATACGATTTGATCGGCAAGCTCGTTGAAGAAACCGGGCTGACAAGAAAAGCTGTTGTGGATATTCTGACCGGTATCGAAAAGACGGTGTTCGATCAGTTCAAAGACAATCCGGAAGAATTTATTATCAAGGCGGCGTCACTCATCAACGACGAAAAGGCCACAGCAATTATCCAGCATATTACCTACAGTATTCTGGATGAGCACTATACTACGGATATATTCACCGAGCCGACGATTAAAGGCACGTTAGGTGTCAATGCGATGAAAGCACAGAAACATTTGTACGATCATATCATATTTGATTCTGCTAATGAGCGTAACTTTGCAAGTGATCTGGATACCAACACTGATGTTGCCGTATATGTAAAGCTGCCGGATGGTTTCTATATCTCCACTCCGGTCGGCCGTTATAATCCTGACTGGGCCATTGTATTTTATGAAGGAACCGTGAAGCATATCTATTTCGTTGCTGAAACGAAAGGCTCCATGTCCTCCATGCAACTCCGTCTGATTGAGGAGTCCAAAATCCACTGTGCCCGCGAGCATTTCAAAGCCATCGGCAGCGGCGAAGTTGTTTATGATGTTGTCGACAGCTATCAGACACTGCTCGACAAGGTGATGAAGTAA
- a CDS encoding AAA family ATPase, with protein sequence MKIKKIELNNFKRFTHLVVEDIPETAKLIVLVGPNGSGKTSFMESLNHYYKFAGYNNIGDYDYLNKSSTAEAFNYSRWYYHASKIVSIDFYDIHLPKDIGDSTDIRGHFYFRSAYRNEPDFKINSMQRQQDPTESIRLESLIQNDQTVSANYQRLIANTIAGVFNNENDTKAVAMLRDELIGKIKAALKRVFEDLELSSVGDPLQNGTFYFTKGTTKDFSYCNLSAGEKSAFDLILDMVVQSKYYPDAIYCIDEPETHMHTKLQGKVLRELYLLIPGQSQLLLSTHSIGMLQEAEEIEQEHPGTVAFLDFGGRDFDTDQIIRPARIGKAVMDKFYELAFGDFAKLMLPRIIVFCEGDPNGGKRKDFDKMIYTTIFAETYPEAFFISGGSCNDIENIEKTHGGIISTLLKNTTVIKIVDRDDRSDPEISQLAEKGIRVLKERNLESYLLDDEVIKKLCESVGKPEEYDECIREKDKALAASISRGNAADDYKSVRGEIYNVLKKRLTLTKCGNNQDSFIRDTLAPLITPDMDVYKRLALEIFGNDTNGGNN encoded by the coding sequence ATGAAGATAAAAAAGATTGAACTGAACAATTTCAAGCGGTTTACCCATTTAGTTGTTGAGGATATCCCTGAAACAGCTAAGCTGATAGTCTTAGTTGGTCCGAATGGTTCAGGAAAGACATCGTTTATGGAGTCCCTGAACCATTATTATAAATTTGCTGGATATAATAATATCGGTGATTACGATTATTTGAACAAAAGTAGTACGGCAGAGGCTTTCAACTATAGCCGATGGTATTATCACGCATCAAAAATTGTGAGTATTGACTTCTATGATATACATTTACCCAAAGACATTGGCGATAGTACCGATATAAGAGGTCATTTCTATTTCCGAAGCGCGTATAGAAACGAGCCTGATTTCAAAATAAATTCCATGCAGAGGCAGCAAGACCCTACCGAGTCGATCCGATTGGAATCACTTATCCAGAACGACCAAACGGTTTCTGCAAATTATCAGAGGCTTATTGCCAATACCATCGCAGGTGTGTTTAATAATGAAAATGACACAAAAGCCGTTGCTATGCTGCGCGATGAATTAATTGGAAAAATCAAAGCAGCCCTTAAACGCGTATTCGAGGATTTGGAACTTTCATCGGTCGGCGATCCGCTCCAAAATGGAACCTTCTATTTCACAAAAGGGACTACTAAGGATTTCAGCTATTGCAACCTTTCGGCAGGAGAAAAATCTGCTTTCGATTTGATATTGGACATGGTTGTTCAATCTAAATATTATCCTGACGCTATTTACTGTATTGATGAACCGGAAACGCACATGCACACTAAACTGCAAGGGAAAGTGCTGCGAGAGCTATATTTGCTTATTCCGGGGCAATCACAACTGTTGCTTTCGACCCATTCCATCGGGATGCTCCAAGAGGCGGAAGAAATTGAACAGGAACATCCGGGGACAGTTGCTTTTTTGGATTTTGGCGGGAGAGATTTTGATACAGATCAAATAATTCGTCCTGCAAGGATTGGAAAAGCAGTCATGGATAAGTTTTACGAACTCGCTTTTGGAGACTTTGCAAAGTTGATGCTTCCACGAATAATCGTGTTTTGTGAAGGTGACCCAAACGGAGGAAAGCGTAAAGATTTTGATAAAATGATTTACACCACCATTTTTGCAGAGACTTATCCCGAAGCATTCTTTATTTCCGGCGGCTCATGCAACGATATTGAGAATATTGAGAAAACACACGGAGGGATTATTAGTACACTACTTAAAAATACCACGGTCATAAAAATTGTAGATCGAGATGACAGAAGTGATCCGGAAATTTCGCAGCTTGCAGAAAAAGGCATTAGAGTATTAAAAGAACGAAACCTTGAGTCCTATCTGCTTGATGATGAAGTAATCAAAAAATTATGTGAATCAGTTGGAAAACCTGAGGAATACGATGAATGCATACGTGAAAAGGACAAAGCACTTGCCGCATCAATAAGCAGGGGGAATGCAGCGGATGATTATAAGTCTGTTCGCGGGGAGATTTATAATGTATTAAAAAAGCGTCTTACACTTACAAAATGCGGAAACAATCAGGATTCATTCATCCGTGATACCCTTGCCCCTTTAATTACCCCGGATATGGATGTATACAAACGTTTAGCGTTAGAAATATTCGGCAATGACACTAACGGAGGAAATAACTAA
- a CDS encoding type II toxin-antitoxin system YoeB family toxin: protein MSQHLSRRIDEENRLVYAVEEKLVLPISCRGHYKA from the coding sequence ATATCCCAACACCTCAGCCGTAGGATTGATGAAGAAAATAGACTTGTGTATGCTGTTGAGGAAAAGCTTGTTTTACCGATCTCCTGCCGCGGACACTACAAGGCGTAA